The Chryseobacterium shigense genome segment CCATTTCCATATCTTCCATCATCTGTCTTTCCATGATCTCATGATTTTTCTGAATCCTGAAACCTGCATACGGAAGTATCCACTGGAATTTTCCCAGAAATCTTCCTACTTTTACATTTCCTTCAAAATGATCAAAATCCCAGTTGGAATGAAACTGGTTCAGATTAGCCCATCTCGGTCCGAACATCGTCATTGTTTCTGCATGCACTTTATTGCTTGCCATATCCAGCATGGCCATAGAACTGATCATTTGGTTATCTTTCAGGAAATTTTTCCAGGCTAGTTTTCTGTCGGGCAGCTGTGGATTGGGTTTTGAATTTTCATAGCTGAATATTCTTCCCATTCCGGCCATCATGTGGTATAATATATGGCAGTGAAAAAACCAGTCGCCATCCTGATTGGCTGCAAATTCAATGGTATTTGTCTCCATTGGCATAATATCCACAACATTTTTCAGCGGAGAATATTCCCCTTTTGAATTAATCAGCCGGAAATCATGACCGTGAAGATGCATCGGATGGCGCATCATGGAATTATTGTACATGGTAATTCTCAGGATCTCACCTTTTTTTACAAGGATTTTATCTGTTTCAGTCACAGTTTTGTTATCCAATGTCCACAAATATTGATTCATATTTCCTTCCAGTGTAAATTTCAGTTCCCGTACGTTTTCACCTGGAAGAATTGTTTTTTCAGGAGATTTTAAAATATTGTAAGACAGTCTTTTAATTGTTTTCTCTTCCTTCATATTCATCCCAGAATGTTCACTGTGATTGGTAGCTGAGGCATTTGAAGCCGCGTTTTCCTTCGTCTTGGTCCCCATCATCTCATTCATGTGCTTCATTGTCATTTTTCTCTGGCTTTCAGGAAGTTCAGGATACATTACCTCATTCATATCCATCATCTGGTTTCCCATCGTCATATTCATTGGCTTCATGTTTCCGCTCATTTCCATCATGCCGTTCATCATTTTCATTCCTTCAAAAAGCAACAGCCTCGGCAGATCAGGAGCCGCCATTTTTTCACCGGAACCCAGCCATAATGAGGCATGTCCTATCCTATCTTCTGATGTGGAACGGAACTCAAAGCTTTTGTTTTCAGGGATTGTTACTTCGATGTCATAAGTTTCGGAAACCCCGATGATGAGGCGGTCAACTTCTACCGGAACTACATCATTTCCGTCATTTCCCACCACTTTTATTTTTCCGCCTCCATAATTCAGCCAGAAATAAGTGGATGATCCGCCGTTGGCAACTCTAAGTCTTACTTTATCTCCTGCTTTGAGGTTAGAATAATCAGAACTTGGGACACCATTGATGAGAAATTTATCGTAATATACGTCACTTACATCCATTGCCTCCATCCTTTTCCATTCATTCAGAGCTTTGGTTTCAAAATTACCGGATTTGATAGCTTCCCAATAACTTTGCACTGCATTTTTCTTAATGGCATACCAGTCCGTATTGGCCATATGAAGCCTTCTGGCGATCTGCATAGGATCTTCATCACTCCAATCTCCCAATAATACAGGTATTTCTGCATTGTAAGACGGCTTGGGCTCTCCTTCCCTTTTGTTAAATACAAGAATACCATTCATTCCGATCTGCTCCTGTAAAGCTTCATGGGAATGATACCAATACGTTCCGTTCTGAGATACCCTGAATTTATATAAATGCGTTTCTCCCGGTGTTACAGGCTTTGTCGTAAGATATGGAACGCCATCCTGTTCATTGGGAAGGATCACACCGTGCCAGTGAAGACCCGTATTTTCCTTAAGCATATTATGCAGATAGATTTCTGCGGTATCTCCTTCTGTAAAGTATAAAGTCGGTGCCTGTAGTTTTCCGTTGATGGCAATTGCTCTCCGGTTCTTTCCGGTGAAACTGACAATCGTATCTTTTACATAAAGGTCATACCGAACTGTTTTCCCTCCGAAAGTTATTTTCCCGTTTTCAGAATTTCTTTTGAATACATACTGATCTGTTTTCGGTTCTTCTGTTATTGTATGCTGATGGGTTTCTTTTTCTACAAGCTCCATACCACATTTTGGGCATTTTCCCGGTTGATCTGAAATAATTTCCGGATGCATCGGGCAAGTGTAATTAGTTTGAGGCTTATCAGAATGAGCTTTATAAGCAGCTCTTTCTTTTTTTGCCTCTATAACTTTTGGCTTTATCTTAGTCTGAATTTTAGTTTTATTTTTCTTAGGTGTTTCTATTGCTTTCTGTACTGTTTTAATCTCGGATTTCGGCTGTGGCTGGACCGTAGTTTTGGTTTTTACCACAACGGTTTTCTTCACCAGTGTCATTTTGCATTTTGGACAGTCTCCCGGTTTTGAGGATACTACTTCAGGATGCATAGGACAGGTATAATAGGTTTTTGTTGATTGAGCGAAAGTAAAAACAGAGAATAAAAGCAACAGAAATATGATTAGTTTCTTCATGATATTCTGAACTTTTTAAAGATGCACGACTTAAAGCTAATTAAAGATTAAACCTCACAACTTATTGTTTTAAAATAAAATACAATGATAAGTTTAAACAGATCTGATCATTATTTTATTTCTGACTTTACACTTCCGCAGGAAAGCATGGATTTTCCGTAATATGGGTTTACAATCTGTTTTTCGTCACTTAGCCAGCTTGAATCTGCCATTGGACAATATTGTACATAAACCGGTTTTTCTGAAAGTTTAAATTCTTTGGTTAAAGCGATCATGTTCTCTGAAAGATTGGAGAAGGTTTCTCTTTGTGCCGTAATATTTCTTGCATCGGAAATAGCCGTGGCATCTTTTCTCAAAATAGTAAGATTTCCTTCTGAAACTATTTTATAATCAACAGTTGAAACTGTTTTGATGAATTCTGTGGCTGCTTTTGAAGTTTTATCTGCATCATCAGAAGCCAGCGCGGATTTAATATCAATATAGTTCTGATATAATTTTGAAAGCTGGGCGTCTTTTTTAGATTGTGCAGAAAGTGAAATAATAGAAAATAAAGACAGTACTGCTGTAATGATATACTTTTTCATTGGTTTAAATTTTAGAATTAATGTTTAATAAAGAATAACTGAAACGCATCATGCGCTGAACCGTGTTGCCTGCGAAGGAATGCTCATCCGATACATACCAGACAACAGACGGATCTTAAATTCTAAAATGACAATGATTGATATAAATAGGAACAGGCCTGTATTCCGGCGGACCATTGATTCTTATCCGGGTAAATTTTGAAGCTGAAAAAGATTTGTCGGCAAAGAAAAACTGATGCTCAGTAAATTCCGGAACAATTTGGCCTGAAAAAACAATTTTAAGAAGATCAGATTTTTGGGAATCATCTACTTTTACAACTTTAATCTCAGTTTTACAGCATCCTTTTTTTTCCTTAACACCACATTTACCACAGATATCTGTAGTTTTCTGACTTACAGAAACAAATTCCTCCATACAGAAATGTACACTGAAAGCTGCCCCGGAAGAAAATCCAAAGTAGAAAACAGAGAATAATATGGCAAGAATCTTTTTCATTGGTAAGACAAAGGTAGAAATATCCCGGAAACCCGTGTTATAAAATTCTGTATACTTGTTATAAAATTCTGCAAAATAGAAAAGCTCCTGAAAAATTTCAGAAGCTTTTATTTTTTCTCGCTGATTTTGAAGATTGAGCTGATTTTTACTATTAAGTTATTAACTAATTTCTAAAATCTAACTTCTAACCTCTATCTATAGTTTGAATTCAAGTTTTACATTGAAGAAACGTCCTGTAAGGCGTACCGGAACCGGATACATTACATTAGAATTATAATCTGTGATCCACTGGTTGGCAACGGTATTGTTGATATTAAATGCGTTGAATACCTGAACACCTAAAGTTAATTCTTCAAAATTACCCCAGAAACCATATCTGCTTTTCTTGTTTTTGGAATCAATGAATACTTTTGACAATCCTAAATCTACTCTTTTATAAGCGGGTAATGTTCTCTGATACTGGTAAGGATCTGTGAAAACAGGTGCTCCGTTCGGAAGTCCCATAGCATATACCAATGTAAGGTTTACGCGCATTGACGGGAATTTCGGCATATAATCCTGGTAGAACATGGCAAATCTGAATCTCTGGTCTGTAGGTCTAGGAATATTTCCTTTTCCATCAATATTTTCATATATTCTGGCATAACTCGCAGACAACCATGAATCTACTCCCGGAACAAATTCTCCAAATAACCTGGTATCAATTCCATACGCATATCCTGAAGCATTATTCTGCCCTGAATAACGGATTCTTACATTATCCATATAATAAGGAATCAGGTCATCCATTTTCTTATAATAGGCTTCCGTAGTCAGCTTAAATGGCCTGTCATACATATAGAATTCGTAATCATGACCAAGGATCAGCTGCATGGAACGCTGGGATTTTATACTGGAATTAAAGTTTCCGTCAAGATCTTTGATCTCTTTATAGAAAGGTGCCTGGTAATAAATTCCTCCGGAAAGCTTGAAGAGCATATCTGAATCCCAGTCAGGTTTTATGGCAAACTGGAATCTTGGTGAAAAAATAGTTTCTTTGTTAAAGCTCCAGTTTGCAACCCTTGCTCCGGCATTCACAAATACTTTGTTGGCTCCCCAGTAAAATTTCTGGGAATACTGGGCATAAGCAGAAAGCCTTGAAGGTTCTATTTTATTTTTTCCTGCGATCTGGTAAAACAGTTCCAGATCTCCTGACTCCCCGGTTCTTGGATCATCAACAGGTCTTGGAATACTGTATCCTGAAGAATCTACCAGTTTCCATTCGTTGGTATTATCATTCAGGTTTTCTTTTTCATATTTAACTCCTACTTCTATATCCGTATTGATATTAGGTGAGAATTTTGCTCTGAACTGTGTTCCGTAAGTTCTCACAAACAGGTCATTTCTGGCATGTTCTATCTGTCCGCCCCCGTCAAAAGAAGGAACCGGATCTCCTGTTACAGGATCAAAAGTCTGGATCTCATAGCCTGAAGCAATGGTATAATATTCTTTTTCTCTGTTCTGATAGGCAAAACTGTCCAGCGTAAACTTCCATTTATCTGAAGGTTTATAGTTCAGAGAGAAAGTTCCCATCATATTTTTATACATATCCTGCTCACGTCCGCCATAGCCAATATTTACGGTAATCGGCTGCTGAAGGCTTCCGAAAGTAACGCTCTTGGCTTTTGGAACCATTTCGTAATCGTTCTTGGAGTAATATCCAATGAATGACATGGAAAATTTATCGCTGAGATGATAATTGATATAAGACTGGAAATCCCAATAGGTTGGATTAAAATCCGTATCCTCATTCAGGGTGTTGAGAACTAAATTGGTATTTCTGTATCTTCCTGAAAATAAAGCAGTCAGTTTTTTGTTTTTTGAAGCTAACCCCGCTGTCAGTCTTCCGCCAATCAAACTTGCTTCTCCAGAAAGTTCAAATTTTTCAGGTTCGCGATAGTAAATATTCAGGGCTGAAGACATTTTATCCCCGTATTTCGGTTCAAATCCTCCGGCAGAGAAATTGACTGTTGAAACCATATCAGGATTGATGATACTCATTCCTTCCTGCTGTGAGTTTCTGATCAGAAAAGGCCTGTAGATCTCAATATCATTGATATAGATAAGGTTTTCGTCATAGTTTCCACCACGTACCATATATTGCGAAGACAGCTCGGTATTGGAGTTTACGGAAGGAAGTGTTTTAAGAATACCTTCAATTCCTCCTCCTATGGAAGCAACTTCTTTAGCATCTTTTGCCGAAATTCTGACATTGTTAATGTCGTTCGTTTTTCCGATTACTTTTTTCTGGAAAACGACTTCCTCAATATCGGTTACTCTTTCTGCCGTATCTCTTTTTTTATTTTGAGAGAAAATAAGCATAGGAACCATAAGGCTCAGCGGTAAAACTAGTTTTTTCAAAAGAAATATTTTAAGAATTTCTAAAAATAGGGATTTTTTAACAATTACAAAATGGATTCTCTGATTCTTGTTAATTTCTTTAACAAATCTTCCAATAAATCTAATCTTAACATATTGGCACCATCTGACAAAGCGGTTTCCGGTGTAGGATGAGTTTCAATGAAAATTCCGTCTGCTCCTACAGCAATTCCTGCCTTTGCTACCGTTTCTATAAGATCCGGTCTTCCGCCTGTCACTCCTGAACTCTGGTTAGGCTGCTGTAATGAATGGGTAACATCCAGAATAACCGGCGCGTATTCCCTCATGGTAGGAATCCCTCTGTAATCCACAATCAGGTCCGTATAGCCGAAAGAGTTTCCTCTCTCAATAATAGCTACTTTCTGGTTATTGGAATCTGTAATCTTCTGAACAGCGAATTTCATAGATTCCGGAGAAAGGAACTGTCCTTTTTTCAGGGTTACGCATTTTCCTGTTTGTGCTGCGGCCACCAAAAGATCGGTCTGGCGTACTAAAAATGCAGGGATCTGAAGCACATCAACGTATTGTGCAGCCAGCGCGGCATGCTCATTTTCGTGGATGTCCGTTGTAGTAGGAATGTTAAAGGTCTCTCCCACTTTTTTAAGGATTTCAAGGGATTTTTCTTCGCCAATGGTTGTAAAAGAATCTACACGGCTTCTGTTTGCTTTTTTGAAGCTTCCTTTGAAGATATATGGAATATTATATTTGTCTGTTATGCTTATTACTTTTTCTGCAATTCTCAATGCCATATCTTCGCCTTCAATGATGCACGGACCGGCAATAAGAAAAAAGTTTTTTGAATCTTTGTGATGAATATTATCTAAATACTGGATCATTTTTATTTTAATTAAAAAGTTCAGTAAAAATACTTATAAAGTTTCAGAATCGAAAATTATTTGAAGGCTTTAACCATTCCAAATATAATGACGAAATTTTAATAATTCATCTGCTTATAATTACCCCTGTTGTGTATAATTACTATAACAATTAAATTTTTCAACCACATATTTCACTGATTTGCACAGATGATTGCGTGTAATTTTATGCAATTTCAATATAGTATAACATAAATACCTGTGCAAATCAGTAAAATCTGTGGTAAATAAAAAAACAGAAAATATTGAAATTTCGCATTCATATCATCAATTTCTACATCTGCAAAATGGATTAATGTAGAATAATATATAATAACCTTTATTATTTTATAACTTTATACTATGAAACCTAGAGAAACTTTGGATGAATTTTATGTTCTGCATGGAAAAGAACATGATCAGGAAGCTCATTGCAGTGTGCATCGCAGAGAAGATTTTGAATGCAGCAAAAGCTTAAAGCCTGTGTACCGCAGAGATTTTTATAAAATATCAATGATGTGTGAAGGAACGGGAATATTAAGTTATGCAGATAAATTCATAAAGATAGACAGACCTTCCATTGTATTTCTCAATCCTTTGATTCCCTATTCCTGGGAGCCTATTTCTTCTATACAGACCGGCTATTTCTGTCTTTTTACCGAAGATTTTGTAAGCTCTGAGCTTAAAAACGAAAGCCTTTCCCAGTCGGTTTTATTTAAAGCAGGAGGAAATCATGTATTTTTTCCTGATGAGTCCGGTATACATCTGCTGAAAAATGTGTATGAAAATATGCTGAATGAAGCTCAGTCGGATTATGATAATAAATACAGCCTTCTCAGAAATTATATCCAGATCATCATGCATGAAGCGATGAAGATGCAGCTGCCTCAAACATATGACCAGCATTCGAATGCTTCCGAACGCATCACTACATTATTTTCAGAGCTTCTGGAAAACCAGTTTCCGGTTAGTCCGGAAAATGTAATGCTGTTAAAAAATGCGAATGAATTTGCAACACAGCTTAATATACATACCAACCACCTTAATAAAGCCCTTAGAGAAACAACCGGCAAAACAACATCAGACTGGATTGCCTCACGAATCATCAGGGAAGCAAAATCCCTGCTCCAGTTCAGCAATTGGAGCATCAGCGAAATCGCTTACTGCCTGGGCTTTGAACATTCTTCCAATTTTATTATTTCATTCAAGAAAAAGACGGGAGACTCTCCTAACCAGTTCAGAAAGAAAATCCTCTCCAAATCATAACCTTTGATTTGTTCTGCATAATTATTTTATAGCAGCACAGCCGAACTTTGTGTCATATAAATATCAAATTATGACACATTCAAATTTTCAGGGAAAAACAGTACTCATTACCGGAGGTACAACAGGCATCGGGCTGGCTACTGCAAAACTGTTTTTAAAAAATGGTGCCCAGGTGGTTATTGCAGGCCGCAGGGATGAACAGGGAAATGCAGCTTTAGAAACACTTCGTTCAATAAATGATAAAGTACGTTTTGTTCAGACTGATGTCTCAAAAAGTGATCAGGTCCGGAATCTGATCAATGAAACTGTTAAACACTTCGGAAAGCTGGATATTGCATTCAACAATGCCGGAATCGAAGGAACGTTTTCAACAATTGACAATTCTTCTGAAGAGGAATTCGACAAAGTGATGAACATCAATACAAAAGGTGTATGGCTGGCCTGTAAATACGAAATTGAGCAATTTAAAAAGCAGGGAACCGGTGGAACAATCGTCAACACCTCTTCATGGCTGGCCAGAGGTGCAATATCCGGTTCTGCAATATATTCGGCAAGCAAAGCTGCAATAGACGGGCTAATGAGAGCACTGACTCTGGAAACAGCCTCAGAAGGGATACGTATCAATAATATTCAGCCCGGATATATCCACACTCCCATGTTTGACAGATTTTTCCCCGGAGAAAATGTTGAGGAGGCAATAGAATTATTCAGAAAACATGCTCCGATAGGACGTTTTGCCTCTCCTGAAGAAGTTGCAGAACTGGTTGTATGGCTCAGCAGCCCTGCAGCCTCTTTTATCATGGGCGAAAGTATTCTGGTAGATGGAGGTTTGGCTATTGGAGGACAACGATAGACAATGAAAAATATCTTTTACTTCATGTTATGGGCAGTAAGTAATCACTTCAATGCCCAGCAGACGGATAGCAGCAGTTATACACTCAAAAATAAAGGAACAGATCGTATAATGAAATCAGCAAAACACAATCATTTGTATCAGCATGGAATTGTAGATGCGTTTATAGGCGGACTTTACAAAGGAACACTTCCTCTAAAGGATTTAAAATCAAGAGGCGACTTTGGATTGGGGGCACCTGATATGCTGGACGGAGAGCTTACGGTACTTGACGGGCAGGTATATCAGACGAAGGCTACGGGCCAGACCGTTACACCCGGAGATCAGTTTAAAACATCTTTGGTTTTTGTTACATTTTTCAAACCGGATCATATTTTTACCATTGAAAATAAAATGGGCTACCATTCTGCCCTACAGGAAATAAGCAAAGTTCTGCCGGGGAAGAATTCAATGTATGCCATTAAAATAACAGGGAAATTCTCCCATATAAAGACCCGGGCTTTTCCTCCCGTGGAAAAAGAGCCTTTTCCAACTTTAAGTTCAATTTCCGACAGACAGAAATTCTTTGATTTTTCAGATACTGAAGGTACTTTAGTTGGTTTTTATCTTCCTGAATATGTAAACGGTATCAATATCAAAGGTTTCCATTTCCATTTCATTTCATCAGATGGAAAGCAAGGCGGGCATGTTCTGGATTTTGATGGTGAAAATTTAAAAGCGGCTGTGGCTGTTTTGAAAAGTTTCACTCTCGAGACACCTGAAAGTAAGGATTTTCAAAATTTCCGGTTTGAGCAAAAAAATAATGACGCTCTGGAACATTTGGAACAGGGTAAGTAGTCCGGATATATTTTAATAGTAAAAAAACAGGTTCCAAATTTAAAGCAATTTGGAACCTGTTTTTAATTCATTTTTTTCA includes the following:
- a CDS encoding HYC_CC_PP family protein, with protein sequence MKKILAILFSVFYFGFSSGAAFSVHFCMEEFVSVSQKTTDICGKCGVKEKKGCCKTEIKVVKVDDSQKSDLLKIVFSGQIVPEFTEHQFFFADKSFSASKFTRIRINGPPEYRPVPIYINHCHFRI
- the kdsA gene encoding 3-deoxy-8-phosphooctulonate synthase; this translates as MIQYLDNIHHKDSKNFFLIAGPCIIEGEDMALRIAEKVISITDKYNIPYIFKGSFKKANRSRVDSFTTIGEEKSLEILKKVGETFNIPTTTDIHENEHAALAAQYVDVLQIPAFLVRQTDLLVAAAQTGKCVTLKKGQFLSPESMKFAVQKITDSNNQKVAIIERGNSFGYTDLIVDYRGIPTMREYAPVILDVTHSLQQPNQSSGVTGGRPDLIETVAKAGIAVGADGIFIETHPTPETALSDGANMLRLDLLEDLLKKLTRIRESIL
- a CDS encoding SDR family NAD(P)-dependent oxidoreductase codes for the protein MTHSNFQGKTVLITGGTTGIGLATAKLFLKNGAQVVIAGRRDEQGNAALETLRSINDKVRFVQTDVSKSDQVRNLINETVKHFGKLDIAFNNAGIEGTFSTIDNSSEEEFDKVMNINTKGVWLACKYEIEQFKKQGTGGTIVNTSSWLARGAISGSAIYSASKAAIDGLMRALTLETASEGIRINNIQPGYIHTPMFDRFFPGENVEEAIELFRKHAPIGRFASPEEVAELVVWLSSPAASFIMGESILVDGGLAIGGQR
- a CDS encoding helix-turn-helix domain-containing protein encodes the protein MKPRETLDEFYVLHGKEHDQEAHCSVHRREDFECSKSLKPVYRRDFYKISMMCEGTGILSYADKFIKIDRPSIVFLNPLIPYSWEPISSIQTGYFCLFTEDFVSSELKNESLSQSVLFKAGGNHVFFPDESGIHLLKNVYENMLNEAQSDYDNKYSLLRNYIQIIMHEAMKMQLPQTYDQHSNASERITTLFSELLENQFPVSPENVMLLKNANEFATQLNIHTNHLNKALRETTGKTTSDWIASRIIREAKSLLQFSNWSISEIAYCLGFEHSSNFIISFKKKTGDSPNQFRKKILSKS
- the budA gene encoding acetolactate decarboxylase — translated: MKNIFYFMLWAVSNHFNAQQTDSSSYTLKNKGTDRIMKSAKHNHLYQHGIVDAFIGGLYKGTLPLKDLKSRGDFGLGAPDMLDGELTVLDGQVYQTKATGQTVTPGDQFKTSLVFVTFFKPDHIFTIENKMGYHSALQEISKVLPGKNSMYAIKITGKFSHIKTRAFPPVEKEPFPTLSSISDRQKFFDFSDTEGTLVGFYLPEYVNGINIKGFHFHFISSDGKQGGHVLDFDGENLKAAVAVLKSFTLETPESKDFQNFRFEQKNNDALEHLEQGK
- a CDS encoding DUF3347 domain-containing protein produces the protein MKKYIITAVLSLFSIISLSAQSKKDAQLSKLYQNYIDIKSALASDDADKTSKAATEFIKTVSTVDYKIVSEGNLTILRKDATAISDARNITAQRETFSNLSENMIALTKEFKLSEKPVYVQYCPMADSSWLSDEKQIVNPYYGKSMLSCGSVKSEIK
- a CDS encoding TonB-dependent receptor plug domain-containing protein, with product MKKLVLPLSLMVPMLIFSQNKKRDTAERVTDIEEVVFQKKVIGKTNDINNVRISAKDAKEVASIGGGIEGILKTLPSVNSNTELSSQYMVRGGNYDENLIYINDIEIYRPFLIRNSQQEGMSIINPDMVSTVNFSAGGFEPKYGDKMSSALNIYYREPEKFELSGEASLIGGRLTAGLASKNKKLTALFSGRYRNTNLVLNTLNEDTDFNPTYWDFQSYINYHLSDKFSMSFIGYYSKNDYEMVPKAKSVTFGSLQQPITVNIGYGGREQDMYKNMMGTFSLNYKPSDKWKFTLDSFAYQNREKEYYTIASGYEIQTFDPVTGDPVPSFDGGGQIEHARNDLFVRTYGTQFRAKFSPNINTDIEVGVKYEKENLNDNTNEWKLVDSSGYSIPRPVDDPRTGESGDLELFYQIAGKNKIEPSRLSAYAQYSQKFYWGANKVFVNAGARVANWSFNKETIFSPRFQFAIKPDWDSDMLFKLSGGIYYQAPFYKEIKDLDGNFNSSIKSQRSMQLILGHDYEFYMYDRPFKLTTEAYYKKMDDLIPYYMDNVRIRYSGQNNASGYAYGIDTRLFGEFVPGVDSWLSASYARIYENIDGKGNIPRPTDQRFRFAMFYQDYMPKFPSMRVNLTLVYAMGLPNGAPVFTDPYQYQRTLPAYKRVDLGLSKVFIDSKNKKSRYGFWGNFEELTLGVQVFNAFNINNTVANQWITDYNSNVMYPVPVRLTGRFFNVKLEFKL
- a CDS encoding multicopper oxidase domain-containing protein, producing MKKLIIFLLLLFSVFTFAQSTKTYYTCPMHPEVVSSKPGDCPKCKMTLVKKTVVVKTKTTVQPQPKSEIKTVQKAIETPKKNKTKIQTKIKPKVIEAKKERAAYKAHSDKPQTNYTCPMHPEIISDQPGKCPKCGMELVEKETHQHTITEEPKTDQYVFKRNSENGKITFGGKTVRYDLYVKDTIVSFTGKNRRAIAINGKLQAPTLYFTEGDTAEIYLHNMLKENTGLHWHGVILPNEQDGVPYLTTKPVTPGETHLYKFRVSQNGTYWYHSHEALQEQIGMNGILVFNKREGEPKPSYNAEIPVLLGDWSDEDPMQIARRLHMANTDWYAIKKNAVQSYWEAIKSGNFETKALNEWKRMEAMDVSDVYYDKFLINGVPSSDYSNLKAGDKVRLRVANGGSSTYFWLNYGGGKIKVVGNDGNDVVPVEVDRLIIGVSETYDIEVTIPENKSFEFRSTSEDRIGHASLWLGSGEKMAAPDLPRLLLFEGMKMMNGMMEMSGNMKPMNMTMGNQMMDMNEVMYPELPESQRKMTMKHMNEMMGTKTKENAASNASATNHSEHSGMNMKEEKTIKRLSYNILKSPEKTILPGENVRELKFTLEGNMNQYLWTLDNKTVTETDKILVKKGEILRITMYNNSMMRHPMHLHGHDFRLINSKGEYSPLKNVVDIMPMETNTIEFAANQDGDWFFHCHILYHMMAGMGRIFSYENSKPNPQLPDRKLAWKNFLKDNQMISSMAMLDMASNKVHAETMTMFGPRWANLNQFHSNWDFDHFEGNVKVGRFLGKFQWILPYAGFRIQKNHEIMERQMMEDMEMEFRGKKTWFGQQKASKNKYAFMVGVQYLLPMLITADASVDQNGKVLLELSREDIPVSRRVRGNFTLNSDGEFSTGLRYILQKWLSVSGNYDNEMGWGAGITLTY